A single window of Etheostoma cragini isolate CJK2018 unplaced genomic scaffold, CSU_Ecrag_1.0 ScbMSFa_2220, whole genome shotgun sequence DNA harbors:
- the LOC117940327 gene encoding transmembrane 4 L6 family member 4 — translation MLSRLLLSCVCLFSAGLCCLVSLTALSQGPLCLYSDSSGPTWGVPLKPVPDSGVVYLYNRSVWSSVCEQPPGVVQWNVVLFSVMGGASGLQTLLCGANVLNVLLGLVLGQGCCHGNKVRPPGLVPLLCPSLPTANHSSLMFGEPSPNFM, via the exons aTGTTGTCCCGGCTGCTgttgtcctgtgtgtgtctcttctctGCGGGGTTGTGCTGCCTGGTGAGTCTCACCGCTCTTTCCCAGggtcctctctgtctctacaGCGACTCCTCCGGACCCACCTGGGGCGTCCCGCTGAAACCCGTCCCAGACAG tggTGTGGTGTACCTGTACAACAGGTCCGTGTGGTCCTCCGTGTGTGAGCAGCCGCCGGGGGTGGTCCAGTGGAACGTGGTCCTGTTCAGCGTGATGGGCGGAGCCAGCGGCCTGCAGACGCTGCTCTGTGGCGCCAACGTCCTCAACGTGCTGCTGGGCCTGGTCCTGGGACAGGgctgctgccatggcaacaaggTCAGACCCCCTGGTCTCGTTCCCCTGCTCTG TCCCTCATTACCCACAGCCAACCACAGCAGTCTGATGTTTGGAGAACCATCACCAAACTTCATGTAA